From the genome of Gracilinanus agilis isolate LMUSP501 chromosome 2, AgileGrace, whole genome shotgun sequence, one region includes:
- the MOB1A gene encoding MOB kinase activator 1A isoform X2, translating into MSFLFSRSSKTFKPKKNIPEGSHQYELLKHAEATLGSGNLRQAVMLPEGEDLNEWIAVNTVDFFNQINMLYGTITEFCTEASCPVMSAGPRYEYHWADGTNIKKPVKCSAPKYIDYLMTWVQDQLDDETLFPSKIGVPFPKNFMSVAKTILKRLFRVYAHIYYQHFDAVMQLQEEAHLNTSFKHFIFFVQEFNLIDRRELAPLQELIEKLGSKDR; encoded by the exons ATGAGCTTCCTCTT CAGCCGGTCCTCCAAGACCTTCAAGCCCAAGAAGAACATCCCGGAAGGTTCCCATCAGTACGAGCTCCTGAAGCATGCCGAGGCCACGCTGGGCAGCGGGAACCTGCGGCAGGCCGTCATGCTGCCCGAAGGCGAAGACCTCAACGAGTGGATTGCCGTCAACA CCGTGGATTTCTTTAACCAGATCAACATGCTGTATGGGACGATCACCGAATTTTGCACAGAAGCGAGCTGCCCTGTGATGTCTGCAGGCCCCAG ATACGAGTACCACTGGGCCGACGGCACCAACATCAAGAAGCCGGTCAAGTGCTCTGCTCCCAAGTACATCGACTACCTGATGACGTGGGTCCAGGACCAGCTGGATGATGAGACGCTTTTCCCCTCCAAGATTG GGGTCCCGTTCCCCAAGAACTTCATGTCGGTGGCCAAGACCATCCTGAAGCGCCTGTTCCGGGTCTACGCACACATCTACTACCAGCACTTTGATGCCGTGATGCAGCTCCAGGAGGAGGCGCACCTCAACACCTCCTTCAAGCACTTCATCTTCTTCGTGCAG GAGTTCAACCTGATTGACCGCCGGGAGCTGGCCCCTCTTCAGGAGCTCATCGAGAAGCTCGGCTCCAAGGACAGATAG
- the MOB1A gene encoding MOB kinase activator 1A isoform X1, whose amino-acid sequence MSFLFSSRSSKTFKPKKNIPEGSHQYELLKHAEATLGSGNLRQAVMLPEGEDLNEWIAVNTVDFFNQINMLYGTITEFCTEASCPVMSAGPRYEYHWADGTNIKKPVKCSAPKYIDYLMTWVQDQLDDETLFPSKIGVPFPKNFMSVAKTILKRLFRVYAHIYYQHFDAVMQLQEEAHLNTSFKHFIFFVQEFNLIDRRELAPLQELIEKLGSKDR is encoded by the exons ATGAGCTTCCTCTT CAGCAGCCGGTCCTCCAAGACCTTCAAGCCCAAGAAGAACATCCCGGAAGGTTCCCATCAGTACGAGCTCCTGAAGCATGCCGAGGCCACGCTGGGCAGCGGGAACCTGCGGCAGGCCGTCATGCTGCCCGAAGGCGAAGACCTCAACGAGTGGATTGCCGTCAACA CCGTGGATTTCTTTAACCAGATCAACATGCTGTATGGGACGATCACCGAATTTTGCACAGAAGCGAGCTGCCCTGTGATGTCTGCAGGCCCCAG ATACGAGTACCACTGGGCCGACGGCACCAACATCAAGAAGCCGGTCAAGTGCTCTGCTCCCAAGTACATCGACTACCTGATGACGTGGGTCCAGGACCAGCTGGATGATGAGACGCTTTTCCCCTCCAAGATTG GGGTCCCGTTCCCCAAGAACTTCATGTCGGTGGCCAAGACCATCCTGAAGCGCCTGTTCCGGGTCTACGCACACATCTACTACCAGCACTTTGATGCCGTGATGCAGCTCCAGGAGGAGGCGCACCTCAACACCTCCTTCAAGCACTTCATCTTCTTCGTGCAG GAGTTCAACCTGATTGACCGCCGGGAGCTGGCCCCTCTTCAGGAGCTCATCGAGAAGCTCGGCTCCAAGGACAGATAG